One window of Chloroflexota bacterium genomic DNA carries:
- the folK gene encoding 2-amino-4-hydroxy-6-hydroxymethyldihydropteridine diphosphokinase, whose product MSAITIYLALGTNLGERAENLRRALGALPPAFTVEATSPIYETEPMYVTAQPKFLNMVCRATTSLLPLEALQALKLLEAELGREPAIRFGPRLIDIDLLFYGDIVFESPDLILPHPRLHERAFVLVPLADIAPDFIHPVLKQTIASLRDQLGDAKDSVWPIHWVNGLNGFSR is encoded by the coding sequence ATGTCCGCAATCACAATCTATCTTGCCCTCGGCACAAATCTTGGCGAGCGGGCGGAGAACCTGCGGCGGGCGCTGGGCGCTCTGCCCCCAGCCTTCACGGTGGAAGCAACCTCGCCCATCTACGAAACCGAGCCGATGTATGTGACCGCCCAACCGAAGTTTCTCAATATGGTCTGTCGCGCTACAACATCCCTGCTCCCGCTGGAAGCCCTCCAGGCCCTCAAACTGCTGGAAGCTGAACTGGGCCGCGAGCCGGCGATTCGATTCGGGCCGCGCCTGATTGACATTGACTTGCTGTTCTACGGGGACATCGTCTTTGAGTCGCCCGACCTGATTCTGCCCCACCCCCGTCTCCACGAACGCGCCTTTGTTCTCGTCCCGCTGGCCGACATCGCCCCCGACTTTATCCACCCAGTTCTCAAGCAAACAATTGCGTCCTTGCGTGACCAGTTGGGCGACGCAAAGGACTCTGTCTGGCCCATTCACTGGGTCAACGGATTGAACGGATTTAGCAGATAA
- a CDS encoding 6-carboxytetrahydropterin synthase, translating into MSRESFKVRVTKDYTVFCAGHFVTYNGDKLEPLHGHNYRAAAVVEGKLNEDNYVVDFIVLKRLLREICNRLDHKMLLATNNPLLDISQNETSFTVRHHERIYVFPREDVTQLPIPNTTAERIAEWISGEIEADFRARGLTGLTALEVEVEETFGQSAFFRKEL; encoded by the coding sequence ATGTCCCGCGAATCGTTCAAAGTCCGCGTCACCAAAGACTACACCGTCTTCTGCGCCGGCCATTTTGTCACCTACAATGGCGACAAGCTGGAGCCTTTGCACGGCCACAACTACCGCGCCGCCGCCGTCGTCGAAGGCAAACTGAACGAAGACAACTACGTTGTTGACTTCATCGTCCTCAAAAGGCTCCTGCGCGAGATTTGCAATCGGCTCGATCACAAGATGCTCCTGGCGACAAACAACCCTCTGCTCGACATTTCGCAGAACGAGACCAGCTTCACCGTGCGCCACCATGAGCGCATTTACGTTTTTCCGCGAGAAGACGTGACGCAACTGCCCATTCCTAACACCACCGCCGAACGAATCGCCGAATGGATCAGCGGCGAGATCGAAGCCGACTTTCGCGCCCGCGGCCTCACCGGCCTAACTGCACTTGAAGTTGAAGTCGAAGAGACCTTCGGCCAGAGCGCCTTCTTTCGCAAGGAGCTTTGA
- a CDS encoding MFS transporter, with protein sequence MLNTHYRSLARKIVWTLFAAQSFGSAGFLVAATVTTIVGAKLTGSERFATAPGAIYQLGISAAAFGWGYGMDRLGRRGGLTLGLGLGMLGALLATYSIVVESLGLFLVGLVLMGIANSALQLGRFAAAEVHTADERGRAISNVVIGGTVSAVFWFLFSNSIETFMEGFGLDPLAWPYIISAVMFAVATVILFTFLRPDPRDLGREIAGLQIEQHPLAATPSARSIAEIFSLPAARVAAAAMIFGQAVMVMLMVITALHMRNHQHSIGDIFKVISGHVIGMYAFSIVSGRLADRWGRGPVILVGAATLILACLTAPLSPDVLPLGVALFLLGLGWNFCYVGGSSLLADQLSPDERAKTQGFNDLLIGLVSALGSLGSGIVFSLVGYGVMGIVGAVAAVIPLALVLWWQVRQPAMAVAQ encoded by the coding sequence ATGCTCAACACTCACTACCGTTCCCTGGCCCGCAAAATTGTGTGGACGCTGTTCGCCGCTCAATCGTTCGGCTCGGCGGGCTTCCTCGTCGCCGCCACGGTCACCACCATCGTCGGCGCGAAACTGACCGGCTCGGAGCGTTTCGCCACCGCGCCCGGCGCCATCTATCAACTCGGCATCTCCGCCGCCGCCTTCGGCTGGGGCTATGGCATGGATCGGCTGGGGCGGCGAGGCGGCCTCACCCTGGGTCTCGGCCTAGGCATGCTTGGGGCTTTGCTTGCCACCTATTCCATCGTTGTCGAGTCGCTGGGCCTCTTCCTCGTCGGCCTGGTTCTCATGGGCATTGCCAATTCGGCGCTTCAACTAGGCCGTTTTGCCGCTGCCGAAGTCCACACCGCCGACGAACGGGGCCGGGCCATCTCCAACGTCGTCATCGGCGGAACCGTTAGCGCCGTCTTCTGGTTTCTTTTTTCCAATTCCATTGAAACGTTCATGGAGGGCTTCGGCCTGGATCCATTGGCCTGGCCCTACATCATTAGCGCCGTCATGTTCGCCGTCGCCACGGTCATCCTCTTCACCTTCCTTCGCCCCGACCCGCGCGACCTCGGGCGCGAGATCGCCGGCCTGCAAATCGAACAGCACCCCTTAGCGGCCACGCCGTCCGCGCGCTCCATTGCCGAAATCTTCAGCCTGCCCGCCGCGCGCGTTGCCGCGGCGGCCATGATCTTCGGTCAGGCCGTCATGGTCATGCTCATGGTCATCACCGCGCTTCACATGAGGAATCATCAGCACAGTATCGGCGACATCTTCAAAGTAATCTCGGGGCATGTGATCGGCATGTACGCTTTTTCGATCGTCTCTGGCCGCTTGGCCGACCGCTGGGGACGCGGCCCGGTGATCCTGGTGGGAGCCGCCACTTTAATTCTGGCCTGCCTCACCGCCCCGCTCTCGCCTGATGTTCTACCGCTCGGCGTCGCCCTCTTTCTGCTGGGCCTCGGTTGGAATTTTTGCTACGTGGGCGGCTCGTCACTGCTGGCCGATCAACTCTCGCCCGACGAGCGGGCCAAGACACAGGGCTTCAACGATTTGCTCATCGGCCTGGTGTCGGCGCTGGGGAGCCTGGGAAGCGGCATTGTGTTCTCGCTGGTGGGTTACGGCGTGATGGGAATCGTCGGCGCCGTCGCCGCCGTGATTCCTCTGGCGTTGGTGCTGTGGTGGCAGGTGAGACAACCGGCAATGGCCGTTGCCCAATAA
- a CDS encoding response regulator, which yields MAIRLLIADDTAEFRKSARSMLALERELEVVAVARDGQEAVELAEKLQPDVAVMDINMPRLDGLTAIKAIAKVSPATVCMIMSSEGERDMLVKAMQAGVREYVLKPFTVEEFVSAVRRAMEQAAEVKKKIVRTQTAELERDKYLLQLVQAHLQIGRIDDEAARAYAEYITRPSADPALMVTLAKIFLERRDWLILRYICVRMEKLAAANASNP from the coding sequence ATGGCCATCCGTCTGCTCATTGCCGACGACACCGCCGAGTTCCGCAAGAGCGCGCGTTCGATGTTGGCGTTGGAGCGCGAACTGGAAGTGGTGGCCGTGGCTCGCGACGGGCAGGAGGCGGTTGAACTGGCCGAAAAGCTCCAGCCCGACGTGGCGGTGATGGACATCAACATGCCGCGCCTGGACGGCCTCACCGCCATCAAAGCCATCGCCAAAGTCAGCCCGGCCACGGTGTGCATGATCATGTCGAGCGAGGGCGAGCGCGACATGCTGGTGAAAGCCATGCAGGCCGGGGTGCGCGAGTACGTCCTCAAGCCTTTCACCGTTGAAGAGTTTGTGTCGGCTGTGCGGCGAGCGATGGAGCAAGCCGCTGAAGTTAAAAAGAAGATCGTCCGGACGCAAACAGCAGAACTGGAACGCGACAAATACCTGCTCCAGCTGGTGCAAGCGCATTTGCAAATCGGGCGCATTGACGACGAAGCGGCGCGCGCCTATGCTGAGTACATCACCCGTCCCAGCGCCGACCCGGCGTTGATGGTGACCCTGGCCAAGATTTTTCTGGAGCGGCGCGACTGGTTAATCCTGCGTTACATTTGTGTGCGAATGGAAAAATTAGCTGCCGCGAACGCAAGCAACCCGTAA